The Callospermophilus lateralis isolate mCalLat2 chromosome 3, mCalLat2.hap1, whole genome shotgun sequence genome has a segment encoding these proteins:
- the LOC143393889 gene encoding olfactory receptor 4K15-like, with the protein MKMNHSRVTEFVLLGLSSSKELQPVLFLIFSLLYLAILLGNFLIILTVTSDSRLHTPMYFLLANLSFIDICVASFATPKMIADLLVERKTISFEACLTQIFCVHLFAGGEMVILVSMAYDRYVAICKPLHYMTIMSRRVCIILVLIPWFVGFIHTTSQLAFTVNLPFCGPNQVDSFFCDLPLVTKLACRDTYVISLLIVADSGFLSLSSFLLLVVSYTVILITVRSRSSASMTKARSTLTAHITVVILFFGPCIFIYVWPFSGYSVDKVLAVFYTIFTPILNPVIYTLRNKEMKAAMSKLKSRYLNPGQVSVVIRNALFLQSK; encoded by the coding sequence atgaaaatgaatcATTCTCGGGTGACAGAATTTGTGTTGCTGGGACTCTCCAGTTCCAAGGAGCTACAGCCCGTCTTGTTTCTCATCTTCTCATTGCTCTACCTTGCAATTCTGCTGGGCAACTTTCTCATCATCCTCACCGTGACCTCGGATTCCCGCCttcacacccccatgtactttcTGCTTGCAAACCTCTCTTTCATAGACATATGCGTTGCCTCTTTTGCTACCCCCAAAATGATTGCAGACTTACTGGTTGAGCGCAAGACTATTTCTTTTGAAGCCTGCCTGACTCAGATTTTCTGTGTTCATCTCTTTGCTGGCGGTGAAATGGTTATTCTTGTAtccatggcctatgaccgctatgtTGCCATCTGCAAGCCTCTGCATTACATGACCATCATGAGCCGCCGTGTTTGTATAATTCTTGTCCTCATTCCATGGTTTGTGGGCTTCATCCACACCACTAGCCAGTTGGCATTTACTGTTAACTTGCCTTTTTGTGGCCCTAATCAGGTTGACAGTTTTTTCTGTGACCTGCCTCTAGTGACCAAGCTAGCCTGTAGAGACACTTATGTGATCAGCTTACTAAtagttgcagacagtggctttctTTCATTGAGCTCCTTTCTCCTCTTGGTGGTGTCCTACACTGTGATTCTTATTACAGTCAGGAGCCGCTCCTCTGCTAGCATGACCAAGGCCCGCTCCACGCTGACTGCTCACATCACTGTGGTCATACTCTTTTTTGGACCCTGCATTTTTATCTATGTGTGGCCCTTCAGTGGTTACTCAGTTGACAAGGTGCTTGCTGTGTTCTATACCATCTTTACTCCTATCCTAAACCCTGTTATCTACACTCTGAGGAACAAAGAAATGAAAGCAGCTATGTCCAAGCTGAAGAGTCGGTATCTGAATCCTGGCCAGGTTTCTGTAGTGATAAGAAATGCTCTTTTCCTACAGTCAAAGTAA